A single window of Ktedonobacteraceae bacterium DNA harbors:
- a CDS encoding Uma2 family endonuclease translates to MIEQTSNPIERYYDCHPTEEDVMGETSVHAMLVHYLMEVLNWLMHKQVCAVHENLNFYLTPKEDEHPFAPDIAVIKGVLWQFIPSYYIGVDGPAPQVVFEIALKETWRKDLEEKPWLYAHAGIEEYYAYDPHKLPLAHSRKRGHRLFGWRLDRATGQMLPVEYRPDGSLWSPRLESFLVPEGAYLRLYDRQKQLRLTEAEALARKLRSLGIDPDQLI, encoded by the coding sequence ATGATCGAACAAACCAGCAATCCAATCGAACGCTACTATGACTGCCACCCCACCGAGGAGGACGTGATGGGGGAAACATCTGTTCATGCCATGCTCGTTCACTATCTCATGGAGGTTCTCAACTGGCTGATGCACAAGCAGGTCTGTGCTGTGCATGAGAACCTCAATTTCTATCTGACTCCTAAGGAGGATGAGCATCCTTTTGCCCCCGATATTGCGGTAATCAAGGGCGTTTTGTGGCAGTTCATACCCAGCTACTATATCGGCGTAGATGGGCCTGCGCCACAGGTCGTCTTCGAGATTGCCTTGAAAGAAACCTGGAGGAAGGACCTGGAAGAGAAGCCATGGCTCTATGCCCACGCCGGTATAGAAGAGTACTATGCCTATGATCCGCATAAGCTCCCGCTGGCGCATAGCCGGAAAAGAGGGCACCGCCTGTTCGGCTGGCGCCTTGACCGCGCTACAGGGCAGATGCTTCCGGTAGAATATAGGCCGGATGGCAGTCTGTGGAGTCCTCGCCTTGAGAGTTTCTTAGTACCGGAAGGTGCGTATTTGCGTCTCTATGATAGACAAAAGCAACTACGCCTCACGGAAGCCGAGGCCCTGGCCAGGAAATTGCGCTCTCTCGGCATTGATCCAGATCAACTGATTTGA
- a CDS encoding class I SAM-dependent methyltransferase, which translates to MNHDDHVHLLRKGIPESGGVWADLGSGGGAFTLALADLIGATGEIYSIDKDAGALRQQEKAMQARFPNVTVHYINADFTRKLDLPSLDGIVMANSLHFVRKKEPVLQLVRGYLRPGGSFLLVEYNADRGNMWVPYPLSYPTWESLARQNGFSDTHLLATVPSRFFGEIYSAASLLFPS; encoded by the coding sequence ATGAACCACGACGACCACGTACATTTGCTGCGCAAGGGCATACCTGAATCAGGGGGCGTATGGGCCGATCTCGGCTCGGGCGGCGGGGCATTTACCCTCGCGCTGGCCGATTTGATCGGAGCGACGGGAGAAATCTATTCTATCGATAAAGATGCCGGCGCGCTGCGGCAGCAGGAAAAGGCCATGCAAGCGCGTTTTCCCAACGTGACTGTCCATTATATCAACGCCGATTTTACGCGTAAGCTCGATTTGCCCTCGCTGGATGGCATCGTCATGGCTAACTCGCTACATTTTGTGCGTAAGAAGGAACCGGTTTTGCAACTGGTGCGGGGCTACCTGCGACCGGGAGGCAGCTTCTTGCTGGTTGAGTACAACGCTGATCGCGGCAATATGTGGGTACCTTATCCCCTCTCGTATCCTACCTGGGAGTCGCTGGCCCGGCAAAATGGATTCAGCGACACACACCTGCTCGCGACCGTTCCCAGCCGTTTTTTTGGCGAGATTTATTCCGCTGCCAGCCTGCTATTCCCATCTTAA
- a CDS encoding ChaB family protein has translation MAIPQTILRSDEHAQHLWQAAHDSAVKTYGEGGRAHRVAYAALKHEYEKKGDKWVRKAEKGPSEPSSTSMKHARLNH, from the coding sequence ATGGCAATACCACAAACGATTTTACGCTCAGATGAACACGCGCAGCATCTCTGGCAAGCAGCGCATGATAGCGCCGTCAAAACCTATGGAGAAGGAGGGCGTGCCCATCGTGTCGCCTATGCTGCCTTAAAGCATGAATACGAGAAAAAAGGCGACAAATGGGTCAGGAAAGCGGAGAAAGGCCCTTCTGAGCCGTCATCCACATCGATGAAACACGCGCGCTTGAACCATTAG
- a CDS encoding radical SAM protein, which produces MQLPAYVQMEPVGQCNLRCQMCSIQFRRDGPPYGPPAFMNFEAFTRMIDQFVDVRELHLQGLGEPMMHPRFFDMVAYAVAKGIRVSTNSNLTLLNERRAERCVTSGLDCLHVSLDGATAQTYERIRVRAHYDRVVANLERLLAARKRLGSDHPHIHLVMVVMRQNLHELPQIVRLAHGWSVEEMFVQHLCHDFGESSLPSYYRPMREFVQEQTLLEEDPQRVAYYFDEARAVAQELGVKLRLPRTQPRQYAPSTPGSQRCSWPWQGAYISYQGYAMPCCMVSTPDRINFGNMAERGVEETWNSPDFQAFRDQLASDEPPEICRSCAIYSGTF; this is translated from the coding sequence ATGCAACTCCCCGCTTATGTGCAGATGGAACCTGTGGGCCAGTGCAACCTGCGCTGTCAGATGTGTTCGATCCAGTTTCGCCGGGATGGTCCGCCTTATGGCCCGCCCGCTTTTATGAACTTCGAGGCGTTTACGCGCATGATCGACCAGTTCGTCGATGTGCGAGAATTGCACCTGCAAGGACTCGGCGAACCGATGATGCACCCGCGCTTTTTTGATATGGTGGCATATGCCGTCGCAAAAGGCATCCGCGTCAGCACCAATTCCAATCTCACGTTATTGAATGAGAGGCGGGCGGAACGGTGCGTGACCAGCGGATTGGATTGCCTGCACGTCTCGCTGGATGGCGCGACGGCGCAGACCTACGAGCGTATTCGCGTGCGCGCGCACTATGACCGCGTCGTCGCCAATCTGGAGCGACTGCTGGCCGCGCGCAAACGCCTGGGAAGCGACCATCCCCATATACACCTGGTGATGGTTGTGATGCGGCAGAACCTGCATGAGTTGCCGCAGATCGTGCGCCTGGCGCATGGCTGGTCAGTAGAGGAGATGTTTGTGCAGCACCTGTGCCATGATTTTGGTGAGTCGAGCCTGCCTTCATACTACCGGCCGATGCGAGAGTTTGTGCAGGAACAAACGCTGCTTGAGGAAGATCCACAACGCGTCGCCTATTATTTTGACGAAGCGCGTGCTGTGGCCCAGGAACTGGGAGTGAAGTTGCGCCTGCCGCGCACGCAGCCGCGCCAGTATGCGCCCAGCACTCCTGGTTCGCAGCGCTGTAGCTGGCCGTGGCAGGGCGCCTATATCAGCTACCAGGGCTATGCCATGCCATGCTGCATGGTGTCAACCCCGGACCGCATCAACTTCGGCAATATGGCCGAGCGGGGAGTCGAGGAGACATGGAACAGCCCGGACTTCCAGGCGTTCCGCGATCAACTCGCCTCGGACGAACCACCGGAGATTTGCCGCTCGTGCGCCATCTATTCAGGGACGTTTTAG
- a CDS encoding class I SAM-dependent methyltransferase yields the protein MHIQTTEPLHLDAATFRTLLQLQGPSLGLWRAAEVAALREQVFEPPVLDLGCGDGLVTSMVLSKVEIGLDPDEKVLERAAQRHVYERFEAVPAEEMRLPDASIGTVLSNSVLEHLPCLDAVLAEVARVLRPGGHLIFTCPTEAFSRWLVLPSARYAAWRNRQLRHLNLWPTERWIEHLNNAGLEVELVRPYLRHGWVSLWDALELAQQVWIADKRLVGMIWRRIPSSSMDRLARKASQLNLAASVPGGGRLIVARKC from the coding sequence ATGCACATCCAGACCACCGAACCATTGCACCTTGATGCCGCGACATTCCGCACGCTACTGCAATTGCAAGGCCCATCATTGGGTTTATGGCGCGCGGCTGAGGTAGCTGCCCTGCGCGAGCAGGTATTTGAACCGCCCGTGCTTGATCTTGGCTGCGGGGATGGGCTGGTCACTTCGATGGTCCTCTCGAAAGTCGAAATAGGGTTGGACCCGGACGAAAAAGTGCTGGAACGAGCGGCACAGCGCCACGTCTATGAACGGTTTGAAGCTGTTCCCGCCGAGGAAATGCGGCTGCCGGATGCGAGTATTGGAACAGTGCTGAGCAATTCTGTGCTTGAACACCTGCCCTGCCTGGATGCCGTGCTTGCGGAAGTCGCGCGGGTGCTGCGCCCGGGTGGGCACTTGATATTTACCTGTCCCACGGAAGCATTCAGCAGGTGGCTTGTCCTGCCCTCTGCCCGCTATGCAGCCTGGCGCAACCGCCAACTCCGCCATCTCAACCTGTGGCCAACGGAGCGCTGGATAGAACATCTCAATAATGCCGGACTTGAGGTGGAACTGGTACGCCCCTATCTGAGGCATGGATGGGTGAGCCTGTGGGACGCGCTGGAGCTCGCTCAGCAGGTATGGATAGCCGATAAACGGCTGGTCGGGATGATCTGGCGACGTATCCCATCATCTTCGATGGATCGCCTCGCGCGGAAAGCATCGCAGTTGAACCTTGCGGCTTCCGTTCCAGGTGGGGGCCGTTTGATCGTAGCGCGCAAATGCTAA
- a CDS encoding carbon storage regulator, which produces MLVLRRKVGESIIVDGDISISILAVEGERVKIGISAPSDVSIVREELIERAPETPSPFPPLVNLANQNI; this is translated from the coding sequence ATGCTTGTATTGCGACGTAAAGTTGGTGAAAGTATTATTGTCGATGGGGACATCAGCATATCCATCCTGGCGGTCGAGGGCGAGCGCGTGAAGATCGGCATCAGCGCGCCGTCCGATGTCAGTATTGTGCGTGAGGAACTTATCGAGCGAGCGCCCGAAACGCCCTCGCCATTCCCACCGCTGGTGAATCTCGCCAACCAGAATATCTGA
- a CDS encoding flagellar biosynthesis anti-sigma factor FlgM: protein MKTGIKNAGSDLQVAQETMAVRVWQTIERVSTEAATVPVASTTSPVQASEPLSPAMEQGMRVARSQPEIRTALVEALVTEIAAGTYFIDSKAIAQKMLK, encoded by the coding sequence ATGAAAACAGGCATTAAAAATGCTGGTAGTGATTTACAGGTGGCTCAAGAGACTATGGCAGTCCGTGTATGGCAAACCATCGAGCGGGTGAGTACCGAGGCCGCGACTGTTCCTGTTGCCTCCACTACAAGCCCGGTTCAGGCGAGTGAGCCGCTTTCGCCTGCAATGGAGCAGGGGATGCGGGTCGCTCGCAGCCAGCCGGAAATACGCACGGCGCTGGTCGAAGCGCTCGTCACGGAAATCGCAGCGGGCACGTATTTTATAGATAGCAAAGCAATCGCGCAGAAAATGCTCAAGTAA
- a CDS encoding FliA/WhiG family RNA polymerase sigma factor, translating into MSVSATIDELWADFVATRRPELREELIAAYAPLARYVVGRLGIPSTSLLEADDLLSYGMIGLINAIDRYDPARGIRFEAFATSRIRGAVIDQLRTLNWLPRSAVARVRQIEQALAQLEQHYGRPATEVEAAKALNVSLDRYRQMLLEAGAMILSLDAPLGAVAQQENEGALSLGDLIEDHSTPDPLEQAEKHEMLQLLSTTIDQLPERERLLLSLYYQEELTMKEISKIMGVSESRVCQLHMQAILRLRSAFHLRQEKARSKKVQHAHVIDK; encoded by the coding sequence ATGAGTGTATCAGCAACCATAGACGAGCTTTGGGCGGATTTTGTTGCCACCAGGCGTCCGGAATTGCGTGAAGAACTGATCGCCGCATATGCCCCTCTGGCTCGATATGTTGTCGGAAGGCTGGGTATTCCCTCCACCAGCCTGCTCGAGGCAGATGATTTGCTCAGCTATGGCATGATAGGATTGATTAACGCTATCGATCGCTACGATCCCGCGCGCGGTATTCGCTTCGAGGCCTTTGCGACCTCACGCATTCGCGGCGCGGTCATAGACCAGTTACGCACCCTCAACTGGCTACCACGCTCCGCAGTAGCGCGGGTGCGACAGATCGAACAGGCGCTGGCACAACTGGAGCAGCATTATGGACGACCCGCGACAGAAGTTGAAGCCGCAAAGGCCTTGAACGTCTCGCTTGATCGCTACCGCCAGATGTTACTCGAAGCGGGTGCCATGATCTTATCCCTGGACGCTCCTCTTGGAGCAGTGGCGCAGCAGGAGAACGAGGGAGCTCTTTCGCTTGGCGATTTGATCGAGGATCACTCGACACCTGATCCGCTCGAACAAGCAGAGAAGCATGAAATGCTGCAACTACTCAGCACCACCATTGACCAGCTCCCTGAGCGCGAACGTTTACTACTCTCTTTATACTACCAGGAGGAACTGACGATGAAAGAAATCAGTAAAATCATGGGCGTATCCGAATCGCGTGTATGTCAACTGCACATGCAGGCCATCCTGCGCTTGCGCTCAGCCTTTCATCTCCGGCAGGAAAAGGCGCGTAGTAAAAAAGTGCAACATGCGCACGTAATAGATAAGTAG
- a CDS encoding sulfite exporter TauE/SafE family protein has protein sequence MDYRFSLVGLLIGFLVGLTGMGGGSLLAPIMILVFRIPPVWAVSTDIAYSTVTKAVGSIVHIRQKQVDFSVALWLACGSVPATLLSVGLVQLIRKHYGNLINGVILHALGFTLILVAVLLVLKPFLMRRIEQRRLEREKQAALAQGDSQAVTAGPNLWEKRYRPIVTILVGAFVGFLVGLTSVGSGTLIIVSIAFLFPRLTPKQLVGTDVFQAFMLLAAGAIGYLSSGTINWGIAGMLLIGSLPGVLIGSRASKYIPDRYMRPVLATVLVISGVKLI, from the coding sequence TTGGATTATCGTTTCTCGCTCGTTGGATTGCTGATCGGCTTCCTGGTAGGCCTTACCGGTATGGGAGGCGGTTCGCTGCTCGCTCCCATCATGATTCTGGTTTTCCGCATTCCACCTGTATGGGCTGTGAGTACGGATATCGCCTATTCCACCGTAACCAAAGCGGTAGGATCGATTGTACACATACGGCAGAAGCAGGTGGATTTCAGTGTCGCCCTCTGGCTGGCCTGTGGCAGCGTACCGGCCACACTCCTGAGTGTTGGGCTGGTGCAGCTCATTCGCAAGCACTATGGCAATCTGATCAATGGCGTCATCCTGCACGCCCTCGGTTTCACATTGATCCTGGTCGCGGTGCTGCTGGTCTTGAAGCCATTCCTCATGCGCCGCATAGAGCAGAGAAGGTTGGAGCGCGAGAAGCAGGCAGCTCTGGCACAGGGTGATAGCCAGGCCGTGACTGCCGGGCCAAATCTCTGGGAGAAGCGCTACCGGCCTATCGTCACCATTCTGGTTGGTGCGTTCGTCGGGTTCCTGGTTGGTCTGACCTCGGTAGGCAGTGGCACATTGATCATCGTCTCAATCGCTTTCCTCTTCCCCAGGCTCACGCCGAAGCAACTGGTGGGAACGGATGTTTTCCAGGCCTTTATGCTGCTGGCGGCCGGCGCGATTGGCTACCTGAGTTCCGGCACGATTAATTGGGGAATCGCGGGTATGCTGCTGATCGGCTCGCTGCCTGGCGTACTGATAGGCAGCCGGGCAAGCAAGTACATCCCTGATCGCTATATGCGTCCTGTCCTGGCAACGGTGCTGGTGATTTCGGGCGTCAAGTTGATATAA
- a CDS encoding WD40 repeat domain-containing protein, which translates to MRTFPDSNAVYAVAWSPDGTRVAAGDGSGYINIWKV; encoded by the coding sequence ATGCGCACATTTCCGGATTCTAATGCTGTGTATGCCGTTGCCTGGTCACCGGATGGCACGCGCGTCGCTGCCGGGGATGGGAGTGGCTATATTAATATCTGGAAGGTATGA
- a CDS encoding sialidase family protein, giving the protein MLRVIRLAGGSRLILSAMLALLLSLASTGLVFANETLIQISSDPYTNGTSQHKTQVEPDVYSFGSTAVATFQSGRFFNGGASNIGWATSHDGGLTWKHGFLPGTTIYATPPGPYPRVSDPSVAYDPRHRVWIISLLGIVNPSTGPVDVIASRSTDGGLTWSNPVVVNNSGDFNDKNWTTCDTWKSSPFYGNCYTEFDDPSRNNLVQMSTSTDGGLTWGPAKTTADHALVIGGQPVVQPNGNVIVPITVFKKNFSIANVSAFRSTDGGKSWSKTIKITGFDLFIEPSFVRNGLGLVSAQVDASGTVYVVWADCRFEPGCTANDIVMSTSKDGISWTPVQLIPIDPVGSGVDHFLPGIGVRIFQGQAHLGLIYYSYPNANCSTSTCMLDIGFISSENGGNSWSPAEQVSGPFKLTWLAHTDQGYMPGDYMATTIVPDDDAVPVFMVAQKPDTGSTCMLGVVCHEAAYTTPEDALLIKGGTITAQANPTGSGSLAPLWHTAN; this is encoded by the coding sequence ATGCTTCGCGTTATTCGACTTGCTGGAGGAAGCAGACTTATTTTAAGCGCGATGCTTGCATTGCTGCTTTCCCTCGCATCAACCGGCCTCGTCTTCGCCAATGAAACGCTCATCCAGATCAGTAGTGATCCATACACCAACGGCACCAGCCAGCACAAAACACAGGTTGAGCCGGATGTCTATTCCTTTGGCTCGACGGCCGTCGCGACTTTCCAGTCTGGCCGCTTTTTTAATGGGGGAGCTTCCAACATTGGCTGGGCAACTTCCCACGATGGTGGCCTTACCTGGAAACATGGCTTCTTGCCAGGTACGACAATCTATGCAACACCACCTGGACCATATCCCCGTGTCAGCGATCCCTCGGTTGCCTACGATCCCCGGCACAGAGTCTGGATCATCTCATTGCTGGGGATTGTCAATCCCTCGACCGGGCCTGTTGATGTGATTGCCAGCCGCTCGACCGATGGCGGATTGACATGGAGCAACCCCGTAGTGGTAAATAATTCGGGTGATTTCAACGACAAGAACTGGACAACGTGCGATACCTGGAAAAGCAGCCCTTTCTATGGTAACTGCTATACCGAGTTCGATGACCCCTCCAGGAATAACCTTGTGCAGATGAGCACATCCACTGATGGCGGATTGACATGGGGGCCCGCGAAGACGACCGCCGATCATGCTCTGGTCATTGGCGGGCAACCGGTTGTGCAGCCCAACGGGAACGTCATCGTCCCCATCACCGTGTTCAAGAAGAACTTTTCTATTGCCAATGTCTCAGCTTTCCGCTCTACCGATGGCGGAAAGAGTTGGAGCAAGACTATCAAAATTACTGGATTTGACCTGTTCATCGAACCGTCTTTCGTGCGCAATGGCCTGGGCCTCGTCTCCGCCCAGGTAGACGCTTCTGGCACGGTCTACGTTGTCTGGGCGGACTGTCGCTTCGAGCCAGGGTGTACGGCGAACGATATCGTGATGAGCACCTCTAAGGATGGCATCTCATGGACACCGGTTCAGCTCATTCCGATTGATCCTGTCGGCAGTGGGGTCGATCACTTCCTGCCGGGTATAGGAGTCAGGATATTCCAGGGACAGGCTCATCTCGGGCTGATTTACTACTCTTACCCGAACGCAAACTGCTCGACCAGTACATGCATGCTCGATATCGGTTTTATCTCGTCAGAAAATGGTGGCAACAGCTGGAGCCCGGCGGAGCAGGTGAGCGGGCCGTTCAAACTGACCTGGCTGGCGCACACCGACCAGGGCTATATGCCCGGTGATTACATGGCGACTACCATCGTGCCAGACGACGACGCGGTGCCAGTGTTTATGGTGGCCCAGAAACCGGATACCGGATCAACGTGCATGTTGGGCGTAGTTTGTCACGAGGCGGCATACACAACGCCTGAGGATGCACTCTTAATAAAGGGCGGTACGATCACTGCGCAGGCGAATCCAACCGGCTCCGGTTCGCTGGCGCCTCTCTGGCACACGGCCAATTAA
- a CDS encoding alpha/beta fold hydrolase has protein sequence METHLEIRTKLPESDPHATPLLFVHGAWHDAWCWAEHFLPYFAQHDYISYALDLRGHGKSQGRDRLRWTTIADYVSDIEQVASQLERAPVLIGHSMGGLVVQKYLEKHTAPAAVLLASVPPSGALRTTLSIAVRHPLAFLKANLTLSLYPIIGTPALTREAFFSPDMPEEKVQAYFARMQDESYRAFLDMMIFSLPHPKRVNTPMLVLGGGRDRIFTRKEVEATGRAYGTQAEIFPTMAHDLMLEEGWQAVADRILVWLEELGL, from the coding sequence ATGGAAACGCACCTGGAAATTCGCACGAAACTGCCTGAATCCGATCCACATGCCACGCCGTTGCTCTTTGTACATGGCGCGTGGCACGATGCGTGGTGCTGGGCGGAGCATTTTCTTCCCTATTTCGCGCAACACGATTATATCTCCTATGCCTTAGACCTGCGTGGGCACGGCAAAAGTCAGGGACGTGACCGGCTGCGCTGGACGACCATCGCCGATTATGTCTCGGATATTGAGCAGGTCGCGAGCCAGTTGGAGAGGGCTCCGGTTCTCATTGGTCATTCGATGGGAGGGCTGGTCGTACAGAAATATCTCGAGAAGCATACAGCGCCGGCGGCAGTATTGCTTGCCTCTGTACCGCCGAGCGGTGCCCTGCGTACCACATTGAGCATTGCCGTTCGCCACCCCCTTGCGTTCCTCAAAGCCAATCTTACACTAAGTCTCTACCCAATCATCGGCACGCCGGCCCTTACGCGCGAGGCATTTTTCTCGCCGGATATGCCCGAAGAGAAGGTGCAGGCATACTTTGCGCGCATGCAAGACGAATCGTATCGCGCATTCCTGGACATGATGATCTTCAGCTTGCCGCATCCAAAGCGAGTAAACACCCCCATGCTCGTGCTTGGAGGAGGAAGGGATCGCATCTTTACTCGTAAGGAAGTCGAGGCGACCGGGCGTGCTTATGGCACGCAGGCCGAAATTTTTCCTACCATGGCGCATGATTTGATGTTGGAAGAGGGCTGGCAGGCCGTGGCAGACCGCATACTGGTGTGGCTTGAAGAGTTGGGCCTGTGA
- a CDS encoding glycoside hydrolase family 65 protein codes for MNGNPTFAIEEWSVRETELQLDSLAETESIFALSNGHIGLRGNLDEGEPHGLPGTYLNSFYELRPLPYAEGGYAYPESGQTIINVTNGKLIRLLVDDEPFDVRYGTVRSHERELDFRDGVLRRNVCWTSPAGRTVKVSSTRLVSFTQRAIVAINYEVEPVDAEIRFVVQSELVANEALPQQSRDPRVGAALQSALVSEEHTAKNAAGLLLHRTRVSGLLMGAVMDHHIEGPPGMLIESGSSEDVVRVSIAGRLKPGERLRIVKLIAYGWSSLRSRPAIHDQIVAAVTTAQMSGWEGLLAEQRAYLDDFWSRAVVELEGDAEIQQAVRFALFHVLQAGARAERRPIPAKGLTGTGYDGHAFWDTEIYVLPVLTLTAPNAAADALRWRYLTLDMARANARQLGQRGAAFPWRTIRGTECSGYWPAGTAAFHINADIAYAVANYISVTGDTAFEEEVGLELLIETARLWCSLGFLNSTTGQFRIDGVTGPDEYSALVDNNVYTNLMAQHNLRWATEAVQRHPEKARALGVESEEVASWSEAAEKIFIPYDERLGVTTQDENFTEHEVWDFAGTSPDQYPLLLHFPYFELYRKQVLKQADLVLAMYLRSDAFTAEQKARNFAYYEPLTVRDSSLSAAVQAVLAAEVGQLQLAYDYLGEAALVDLHNLHHNVQNGLHMASLGGAWSALVAGFGGMRIQDGSLSFGPRLPEALGRLAFHIMFRGSRLRVEVTATEATYRLLDGPPLKVRHHGEEILLDVDARVTRPIPPIKAGPRPPQPPGRVPIPRKAGARTTRQLE; via the coding sequence ATGAACGGAAATCCAACTTTCGCAATTGAGGAATGGAGTGTTCGCGAGACAGAACTTCAACTCGATTCCCTGGCGGAGACGGAATCAATTTTTGCTCTTTCCAATGGACATATTGGACTGCGAGGCAATCTGGATGAAGGGGAGCCGCACGGCCTTCCCGGTACCTACCTGAACTCTTTCTATGAATTGCGCCCTCTTCCCTATGCAGAGGGAGGCTATGCCTACCCGGAATCGGGGCAGACGATCATCAATGTCACCAATGGCAAGCTCATTCGCCTTCTCGTCGACGATGAACCTTTTGATGTTCGCTATGGCACCGTCCGCAGTCACGAGCGAGAACTCGATTTTCGCGATGGCGTCCTGCGCCGCAACGTTTGCTGGACCTCTCCCGCGGGGCGCACGGTCAAGGTCTCGTCCACGCGCCTGGTCTCGTTCACGCAGCGAGCCATCGTGGCCATCAACTACGAGGTCGAGCCTGTTGATGCCGAGATACGTTTCGTTGTGCAGTCTGAACTGGTCGCCAATGAGGCGCTCCCCCAGCAGAGCAGGGATCCGCGGGTAGGGGCCGCTCTTCAGTCCGCGCTTGTGTCTGAGGAACACACGGCTAAAAACGCCGCCGGGCTGCTGCTCCATCGTACCAGGGTCAGTGGTCTGCTCATGGGGGCCGTAATGGACCATCACATCGAGGGCCCACCTGGAATGCTCATCGAGTCTGGAAGCTCGGAGGATGTTGTTCGAGTGTCTATTGCCGGCCGGCTGAAGCCAGGCGAACGCTTGCGGATCGTTAAACTGATTGCCTATGGCTGGTCGAGCCTGCGTTCGCGGCCGGCCATTCATGACCAGATCGTCGCGGCGGTCACTACTGCTCAAATGAGTGGCTGGGAGGGCCTGCTCGCTGAGCAGCGGGCCTACCTGGACGACTTCTGGTCGCGTGCAGTCGTCGAGCTGGAGGGCGATGCGGAGATCCAGCAGGCCGTGCGCTTTGCCCTCTTCCATGTTTTGCAGGCAGGAGCGCGGGCGGAACGCCGGCCTATCCCGGCCAAGGGATTGACGGGCACCGGCTACGATGGCCACGCATTTTGGGATACAGAGATCTACGTCCTGCCTGTGTTGACGCTGACCGCGCCTAACGCCGCCGCCGACGCCTTACGCTGGCGCTATTTGACGCTCGACATGGCGCGGGCGAATGCTCGCCAACTGGGGCAGCGCGGAGCCGCCTTCCCATGGCGAACCATTCGTGGAACCGAGTGTTCGGGATACTGGCCCGCGGGCACCGCCGCTTTCCATATCAACGCGGACATCGCATACGCGGTTGCCAACTATATCAGCGTTACCGGCGATACTGCGTTCGAGGAGGAAGTGGGCCTGGAGTTGCTCATCGAGACGGCGCGGCTCTGGTGTTCGCTTGGCTTCCTCAATTCCACAACCGGCCAGTTCCGCATCGACGGAGTTACCGGGCCTGACGAGTACAGCGCGCTCGTCGATAACAATGTCTATACCAACCTCATGGCACAGCATAACCTGCGTTGGGCAACTGAGGCGGTGCAGCGTCATCCCGAGAAAGCACGCGCGCTTGGTGTGGAGAGCGAAGAGGTCGCCAGCTGGAGCGAGGCAGCTGAGAAGATATTCATTCCCTATGACGAGCGCCTGGGAGTAACTACACAGGATGAGAACTTTACTGAGCACGAGGTGTGGGACTTCGCCGGTACCTCGCCGGATCAATACCCCTTGCTCTTGCACTTCCCTTACTTTGAGCTCTATCGCAAACAGGTTCTCAAGCAGGCCGACCTGGTGCTGGCGATGTACCTGCGGAGCGACGCATTCACCGCGGAGCAGAAGGCGCGTAACTTTGCGTACTACGAGCCTTTGACCGTGCGCGATTCCTCGCTGTCGGCTGCCGTGCAGGCAGTCCTGGCGGCTGAAGTAGGCCAGCTTCAACTCGCCTATGATTACCTGGGTGAGGCCGCGCTTGTTGATCTCCACAATCTGCATCACAACGTACAGAACGGGCTTCACATGGCATCACTGGGAGGAGCCTGGTCTGCATTGGTCGCGGGATTCGGCGGTATGCGCATCCAGGACGGTTCGCTCTCCTTCGGACCGCGGCTGCCTGAGGCGCTGGGGCGGCTGGCTTTCCACATCATGTTCCGTGGCAGTCGCTTGCGCGTCGAGGTGACAGCTACGGAGGCAACGTACCGCCTGCTTGATGGCCCGCCGCTGAAGGTGCGCCATCATGGTGAGGAGATACTGTTGGACGTGGATGCGAGAGTCACACGGCCCATTCCGCCCATAAAAGCGGGGCCGCGCCCGCCCCAGCCGCCTGGGCGTGTGCCGATTCCGAGGAAGGCAGGCGCACGCACCACGAGGCAACTGGAGTAA